In a single window of the Silvimonas iriomotensis genome:
- a CDS encoding TetR/AcrR family transcriptional regulator, translated as MVRKSSDSAPATPTPLQDATHSQPRTRGRPKAYDAGQALAQARDAFWDAGYNGTSLDDLTLATGMNKPSLYSAFGDKHTLYLETLARYRELGRDAMREALAPGQPLAESLRAVYAKAIAIYTAGPLGARGCYLIGTAATEAVHDLAVRAMFADGLHELDALLEARLRAAVTSGELVATVEPAVLARLLCGVMNSLALRARAGEPAAMLAQMAEAAVQLVASSIRQTDPTTR; from the coding sequence ATGGTACGAAAATCATCTGACTCCGCGCCAGCAACGCCAACGCCGTTGCAAGACGCCACCCATAGCCAGCCTCGCACTCGTGGCCGCCCCAAAGCCTACGATGCCGGGCAAGCGCTGGCCCAAGCGCGTGATGCCTTCTGGGATGCCGGTTATAACGGTACCTCGCTGGATGATCTGACCCTGGCCACGGGCATGAACAAGCCCAGCCTGTACAGCGCGTTTGGCGACAAACACACGCTGTACCTGGAAACGCTGGCGCGCTATCGGGAACTGGGCCGCGATGCCATGCGTGAAGCGCTGGCGCCCGGGCAGCCACTGGCTGAGTCATTGCGGGCGGTTTATGCCAAAGCCATTGCCATCTATACCGCCGGCCCACTCGGGGCGCGGGGTTGTTATCTGATCGGGACTGCCGCCACCGAGGCCGTGCATGATCTGGCCGTGCGGGCGATGTTTGCCGATGGCCTGCATGAACTGGATGCGTTGCTGGAAGCGCGTTTGCGCGCTGCCGTGACCTCCGGGGAGCTGGTCGCCACGGTGGAACCCGCCGTGCTGGCGCGGTTGTTGTGCGGGGTCATGAATTCGCTGGCGCTGCGGGCGCGGGCCGGTGAGCCGGCCGCCATGCTGGCGCAAATGGCTGAGGCGGCAGTGCAACTGGTGGCTTCATCCATCCGCCAGACAGACCCCACCACCCGCTAA
- a CDS encoding surface-adhesin E family protein encodes MLPLLLAASLFSLDGTNQIDLDTIQRTGNVITVRMVTSGIKSDKDPRIANVLSDIELDCAAHKARIYATYFFDDKFKLLSKNPPHDSTAAPYSDDSVFALIEDRVCDSRKPAPQASAVAPAATK; translated from the coding sequence ATGCTGCCTCTTTTGCTTGCTGCCAGCTTGTTCTCTCTGGATGGAACCAACCAGATCGATCTGGATACCATCCAGCGGACCGGTAATGTCATCACCGTGCGGATGGTCACGTCAGGCATCAAGTCTGACAAAGACCCGCGCATTGCCAACGTGTTAAGCGATATCGAACTCGATTGCGCCGCCCACAAGGCCCGGATTTACGCGACCTATTTCTTTGACGACAAATTCAAGCTGTTGTCGAAAAACCCGCCCCACGACAGCACCGCCGCACCGTATTCTGACGACAGCGTATTTGCGCTGATTGAAGACCGCGTCTGCGACAGCCGCAAGCCGGCACCACAAGCCTCTGCTGTGGCACCAGCCGCCACCAAATAA
- a CDS encoding carbohydrate ABC transporter permease yields MIDSVPDTPLHQPMAPAAKAAGKRLSPSARRQRRAAWLFLAPACVMVALFVLYPILKSISLSFYSWDGMTDKTFVGLANYIELFHAPTFYTALKNNLLWLLLFLLAPPMGLAIALYLNQAVAGIRLVKSLFFAPFVLSGVVVGLIFSWFYDPTFGLLALILGHGIPVLGDAHYVTFGIVFAALWPQTAYCMILYLTGLTGLNADQIEAARMEGARGWALLWHVVLPQLRPTTFMAMVVTIIGALRSFDLISVMSSGGPFESSTVLAYYMYDQAIKYYRYGYSAAIAVVLFAIMLVYIAWHLRRLLRNEH; encoded by the coding sequence GTGATCGATTCAGTACCGGATACCCCGCTGCACCAGCCGATGGCGCCTGCGGCAAAAGCGGCAGGCAAGCGGCTCTCGCCCAGCGCGCGGCGGCAGCGGCGGGCGGCGTGGCTTTTTCTGGCGCCGGCGTGCGTCATGGTCGCCCTGTTTGTGCTGTACCCGATTCTCAAAAGTATCTCGCTGAGCTTTTACAGCTGGGATGGCATGACCGACAAAACCTTTGTCGGGCTGGCCAACTATATCGAGTTGTTTCACGCGCCCACCTTTTACACCGCGCTCAAGAACAACCTGCTGTGGCTGCTGCTGTTCTTGCTGGCCCCGCCCATGGGGCTGGCGATTGCGCTGTATCTGAACCAGGCCGTGGCCGGTATCCGGCTGGTCAAATCACTGTTCTTTGCGCCATTTGTCTTGTCTGGCGTGGTGGTGGGGCTGATTTTCAGCTGGTTCTATGACCCCACCTTTGGCTTGCTGGCCTTGATCCTGGGCCATGGGATTCCGGTACTGGGCGACGCGCATTACGTCACCTTTGGCATTGTGTTTGCCGCGCTGTGGCCGCAAACCGCCTACTGCATGATCCTGTATCTGACCGGGCTGACCGGCTTGAACGCAGACCAGATCGAAGCCGCCCGCATGGAAGGCGCCCGTGGCTGGGCGTTGCTGTGGCACGTGGTGCTGCCGCAATTGCGGCCGACCACTTTCATGGCCATGGTCGTCACCATCATTGGCGCGCTCAGAAGCTTTGACCTGATCTCGGTCATGAGCAGCGGCGGGCCGTTCGAAAGCTCCACCGTGCTGGCGTATTACATGTACGACCAGGCCATCAAGTACTACCGCTATGGCTATTCCGCCGCCATTGCCGTGGTGCTGTTCGCCATCATGCTGGTGTATATCGCCTGGCATCTGCGGCGCTTGCTGCGTAACGAGCATTAA
- a CDS encoding glutathione S-transferase family protein, which translates to MQVYFAPLACSAATRIALYEAGATADFVYVDIHTRPGERLLADGSDYRAINPMGQVPAIRTSSGEVITENPVVLQYVADLHPHAQLAPAGGMERYRLQQWLNFIATELHKGTYIPLLDRRSPDGAKAFARQKLALRFGYLSQQLAARPFLLGYFSVADAYLITVLNWSPYAGIDLAQWPQIEAYAQALKQRPAVARALAEETAAYAREMNH; encoded by the coding sequence ATGCAGGTTTACTTTGCGCCGCTGGCCTGTTCGGCCGCGACCCGCATTGCCCTTTACGAGGCGGGCGCCACCGCTGATTTTGTCTATGTCGATATCCACACCCGGCCCGGAGAGCGTCTGCTGGCAGATGGCTCTGATTACCGGGCGATCAACCCGATGGGACAAGTGCCCGCCATCCGCACTTCAAGCGGTGAAGTGATTACCGAAAACCCGGTGGTCTTGCAGTACGTGGCAGACCTGCATCCGCACGCGCAACTGGCCCCGGCGGGCGGCATGGAACGCTATCGTTTGCAGCAATGGCTTAATTTCATTGCCACAGAACTGCACAAGGGGACGTATATCCCGCTGCTGGACCGGCGCAGCCCGGACGGGGCCAAGGCATTTGCCCGGCAGAAGCTGGCATTGCGCTTTGGCTACCTGAGCCAGCAACTGGCGGCGCGCCCGTTTTTGCTGGGTTATTTTTCGGTGGCCGATGCCTACCTGATTACGGTGCTGAACTGGTCGCCCTACGCCGGGATTGATCTGGCCCAATGGCCGCAGATAGAGGCCTATGCGCAAGCGCTCAAACAGCGGCCGGCGGTCGCCCGCGCCCTGGCGGAAGAAACCGCGGCTTATGCCAGAGAAATGAACCACTGA
- a CDS encoding carbohydrate ABC transporter permease produces the protein MFPMPIDHWKPVNRRLYKLTLPLALLVWLLPLIAVMVTSIRSTEELTEGNYWGWPKHFALFANYHEALTTSPMLHYFFNSVMITVPAVIGAIALAAMAGFSLAVYQFRGNLALFATFVGGNFVPIQILMIPVRDLFLQMGLYNTLWALMLFHIAFQTGFCTLFLRNFIKQLPYELIEAGRIEGAGEWAIFWRIILPLIRPALAALSILVFTFVWNDYFWALCLTQGDDAAPLTVGVAALRGQWVTAWNLVSAGSILAALPSVMMFFAMQRHFVAGLTFGATKG, from the coding sequence ATGTTTCCCATGCCTATTGATCACTGGAAGCCCGTTAACCGGCGTCTGTACAAACTCACCCTGCCGCTGGCTTTGCTGGTCTGGCTGTTGCCGCTGATTGCGGTGATGGTGACGTCGATCCGTTCTACTGAAGAACTCACCGAAGGCAATTACTGGGGCTGGCCGAAGCACTTTGCGCTGTTCGCCAACTACCACGAAGCACTGACCACCTCGCCCATGCTGCATTACTTTTTCAACAGCGTGATGATCACGGTGCCGGCGGTGATTGGCGCAATTGCGCTGGCCGCCATGGCCGGGTTCTCGCTGGCGGTGTATCAGTTCCGCGGCAATCTGGCGCTGTTTGCCACTTTTGTCGGTGGCAACTTTGTGCCCATCCAGATCCTGATGATCCCGGTGCGCGATCTGTTTTTGCAGATGGGTCTGTACAACACGCTGTGGGCGCTGATGTTGTTCCATATCGCGTTCCAGACCGGCTTTTGCACGCTGTTCTTGCGCAACTTCATCAAGCAACTGCCCTACGAGTTGATCGAAGCCGGCCGCATTGAAGGCGCGGGGGAATGGGCGATTTTCTGGCGCATCATCCTGCCGTTGATCCGCCCCGCGCTGGCGGCGCTGTCCATCCTGGTCTTCACCTTTGTCTGGAACGATTACTTCTGGGCGTTGTGCCTGACCCAGGGCGATGACGCCGCGCCGCTGACCGTTGGCGTCGCGGCCTTGCGCGGGCAGTGGGTCACGGCGTGGAATCTGGTCAGCGCGGGGTCGATCCTGGCGGCCTTGCCCTCGGTCATGATGTTCTTTGCCATGCAGCGGCACTTTGTGGCCGGGCTGACCTTTGGCGCGACCAAGGGCTGA